A single region of the Pseudomonas solani genome encodes:
- a CDS encoding NCS2 family permease, giving the protein MESTKQQEQGTYAASPPAKGLLERLFKLTEHRTTVRTELAAGLTTFITMAYIIFVNPNIMADAGIDHGAAFVATCLAAAFGCFLMGLYANWPVGLAPGMGLNAFFTYTVVNTMGYSWQIALGAVFLSGVLFMILTFSRIREWLLNSIPSSLRFAMGAGVGLFLGLIGLKTAGIVVPNSSTLVHIGDLTSPAPLLAAICFLMIAVLEYRRVFGGILISILTVTLIGVGLGIVKFGGVFSMPPSLAPTFMAMDITGAFDVTMISVILAFLFVHMFDTAGTLMGVAQRANLVKEDGRIENLSKAMKADSASSVFGGVLGVPPVTSYVESAAGVAAGGRTGLTAVTVGILFVAAMFFAPLAGMIPAYATSGALIYVAMLMMGGMAHIDWDEHTETIPAIVTVIMMPLTFSVADGIALGFVTYVVMKACTGKYREVSPSLYALCAIFVAKFIFL; this is encoded by the coding sequence GTGGAAAGCACCAAACAACAAGAACAAGGAACGTATGCTGCGAGCCCTCCCGCCAAAGGCCTGCTTGAACGCCTCTTCAAGCTGACCGAACACCGCACCACCGTGAGAACCGAGCTGGCCGCCGGCCTCACCACCTTCATCACCATGGCCTACATCATCTTCGTAAACCCCAACATCATGGCGGACGCCGGCATCGATCACGGTGCGGCATTCGTGGCCACCTGCCTGGCCGCGGCATTCGGCTGCTTCCTGATGGGCCTCTACGCCAACTGGCCGGTCGGCCTGGCACCGGGCATGGGCCTCAACGCCTTCTTCACCTACACCGTGGTCAACACCATGGGCTACAGCTGGCAGATCGCCCTCGGCGCGGTGTTCCTGTCCGGCGTGCTGTTCATGATCCTGACCTTCTCGCGCATCCGCGAATGGCTGCTCAACAGCATCCCCAGCAGCCTGCGCTTCGCCATGGGCGCGGGGGTCGGATTGTTCCTCGGGCTCATCGGCCTGAAGACCGCCGGCATCGTGGTACCGAACTCCAGCACCCTGGTGCACATCGGTGACCTGACCTCCCCCGCTCCCCTGCTGGCCGCCATCTGCTTCCTGATGATCGCGGTCCTGGAATATCGCCGCGTGTTCGGCGGCATCCTGATCAGCATCCTCACCGTCACCCTGATCGGCGTCGGCCTGGGCATCGTCAAGTTCGGCGGCGTCTTCTCCATGCCGCCGAGCCTGGCGCCCACCTTCATGGCGATGGACATCACCGGCGCGTTCGACGTGACCATGATCAGCGTGATCCTGGCCTTCCTCTTCGTGCACATGTTCGACACCGCCGGCACCCTGATGGGCGTGGCCCAGCGCGCGAACCTGGTGAAGGAAGACGGCCGCATCGAGAACCTGTCGAAAGCCATGAAGGCCGATAGCGCCTCCAGCGTGTTCGGCGGCGTGCTCGGCGTACCGCCGGTCACCAGCTACGTGGAAAGCGCCGCGGGCGTCGCCGCAGGCGGCCGCACCGGTCTGACCGCCGTCACCGTCGGCATCCTCTTCGTCGCCGCCATGTTCTTCGCCCCGCTGGCCGGCATGATCCCTGCGTACGCCACCTCCGGCGCGCTGATCTACGTCGCCATGCTGATGATGGGCGGCATGGCTCACATCGACTGGGACGAACACACCGAAACCATCCCCGCGATCGTCACCGTCATCATGATGCCGCTGACCTTCTCGGTCGCCGACGGTATCGCCCTGGGCTTCGTGACCTATGTGGTGATGAAGGCCTGCACTGGCAAATACCGCGAGGTATC
- a CDS encoding C4-dicarboxylate transporter DctA encodes MLKWCSRSIFLQVVIGLVIGILCGIGFPEFSAQLKPLGDGFIKLIKMLIALIVFCVVVSGISGAGDLKKVGRIGFKAVVYFEVLTTVALLIGLLVAYGGGLGVGANIDLGQLPAGDAALYTSRTGDLHGPVDFVMGLIPASVVGAFASNDILQVLLFSVLFGCALNQVGEAASGVARLINEMSHVIFRIMGMIVRLAPIGVFGAIAFTTSKYGVDSLRHLGGLVVVFYATCAVFVLLVLGTVLRVSGLRLWPFLGYLREELLIVLGTASSDAVLPQIMRKLEHLGIRSSTVGLVIPTGYSFNLDGFSIYLTLAIVFIAHATGTPLAMNDLITILLVSLVTSKGAHGIPGSALVILAATLAAVPAIPVVGLVLVLSVDWFMGIGRALTNLIGNCIATVAIARWEKDIDLGRARSVLAGEQGFAFKDRSGVSTTAD; translated from the coding sequence ATGCTCAAGTGGTGCTCGCGCTCGATATTCCTGCAGGTCGTCATCGGCCTGGTCATCGGTATCCTCTGCGGTATCGGCTTCCCCGAGTTCTCCGCGCAGCTCAAGCCCTTGGGCGACGGCTTCATCAAGCTGATCAAGATGCTCATCGCGCTGATCGTGTTCTGCGTGGTGGTGAGCGGCATTTCCGGGGCGGGTGACCTGAAGAAGGTCGGCCGCATCGGCTTCAAGGCGGTGGTGTATTTCGAGGTGCTGACCACGGTGGCGCTGCTGATCGGCCTGCTGGTGGCCTATGGCGGCGGGCTGGGCGTGGGCGCCAATATCGACCTCGGCCAGTTGCCGGCCGGAGACGCTGCGCTCTACACCTCGCGCACCGGCGACCTGCACGGGCCGGTGGACTTCGTCATGGGGCTGATCCCGGCCTCCGTCGTCGGCGCCTTCGCCAGCAACGACATTCTCCAGGTGCTGCTGTTCTCGGTGCTGTTCGGCTGTGCGCTGAACCAGGTGGGCGAGGCCGCCTCGGGCGTGGCCCGGCTGATCAACGAGATGAGCCATGTGATCTTCCGCATCATGGGCATGATCGTGCGCCTGGCGCCCATCGGCGTGTTCGGCGCCATCGCCTTCACCACCAGCAAGTACGGCGTGGATTCGCTGCGCCACCTGGGCGGGCTGGTGGTGGTGTTCTACGCCACCTGCGCGGTGTTCGTGCTGCTGGTACTGGGCACCGTGCTGCGGGTTTCCGGGCTGCGCCTGTGGCCGTTCCTCGGCTACCTGCGCGAGGAATTGCTGATCGTCCTCGGCACCGCCTCCTCGGATGCGGTGCTGCCGCAGATCATGCGCAAGCTGGAGCACCTGGGCATCCGCAGCTCCACGGTGGGCCTGGTGATCCCCACCGGCTATTCCTTCAACCTGGACGGCTTCTCCATCTACCTGACCCTGGCCATCGTCTTCATCGCCCATGCCACCGGAACGCCGCTGGCGATGAATGACCTGATCACCATCCTGCTGGTGTCCCTGGTGACCTCCAAGGGCGCCCACGGCATTCCAGGTTCGGCCCTGGTGATCCTGGCCGCCACGCTCGCGGCCGTACCGGCCATACCCGTTGTAGGCCTGGTGCTGGTGTTGTCGGTGGACTGGTTCATGGGCATCGGCCGGGCGCTGACCAACCTGATCGGCAACTGCATCGCCACCGTGGCCATCGCCCGCTGGGAGAAGGACATCGACCTGGGCCGCGCCCGCAGCGTGCTGGCCGGCGAACAGGGTTTCGCCTTCAAGGATCGCAGTGGTGTGAGTACCACGGCGGATTGA
- a CDS encoding FadR/GntR family transcriptional regulator: MNSSSTLVGSIVQSLRESIEQGRWPVGEMLPGQRELAEQLGISRPCLREAVTVLETLGMVRSLPGKGVQVLGREATGHAITAPRDHSIEDVIQLRYALEPFIVGLVAQSIASSDLDRLRLRLMDLRDAAEDDDMDAFVEAYIGFHQLLGSLTTNPIFQSLVTQAGDALARSDALLRQRGDELQERVREHEALVQAIRRRDSLLASSLMRDHLVSEGRRMGLRLELPEGSRAL, from the coding sequence GTGAACAGCTCATCGACCCTGGTGGGTTCCATCGTCCAGTCCCTGCGCGAGTCCATCGAGCAGGGGCGCTGGCCCGTCGGCGAGATGCTCCCGGGCCAGCGAGAGCTGGCCGAGCAACTGGGCATAAGCCGGCCCTGCCTGCGCGAGGCGGTAACGGTGCTGGAAACCCTCGGCATGGTCCGCTCGCTGCCCGGCAAGGGCGTGCAGGTGCTGGGGCGGGAGGCGACAGGGCACGCCATCACGGCGCCCCGGGACCACAGCATCGAGGATGTGATCCAGCTGCGCTATGCGCTGGAACCCTTCATCGTCGGCCTGGTGGCGCAATCCATCGCATCAAGCGACCTCGACCGCCTGCGCCTGCGCCTGATGGACCTGCGCGATGCCGCCGAGGATGACGACATGGATGCCTTCGTCGAAGCCTATATAGGCTTCCATCAATTGCTCGGCTCGCTGACCACCAACCCCATCTTCCAGTCCCTGGTGACCCAGGCGGGTGACGCCCTGGCCCGCAGCGATGCCTTGCTGCGCCAGCGCGGTGACGAGTTGCAGGAGCGGGTGCGCGAACACGAGGCGCTGGTGCAGGCCATCCGTCGACGGGACAGCCTGCTGGCGTCCTCGCTGATGCGTGACCATCTGGTGAGCGAGGGGCGGCGCATGGGGTTGCGCCTGGAGCTACCGGAGGGCTCCAGGGCCCTGTAG
- a CDS encoding GntR family transcriptional regulator, whose protein sequence is MNDVEHSLKKPPRAAKGTRNGTQDEVVYAHIFEAILEQRLAPATKLSEEALGEIFGVSRTIIRRALSRLAHEGVVLLRPNRGAVVASPGAEEARQIFYARRMIERAITELACVNATPEQIAGLRQMVIEERECFARGDRGMGIRLSGEFHLKLAEAAGNFTLLGFLRSLISQTSLIIALYESNSRTHCSDEEHDKVIDAIESHNVEVAVDLMMRHMDSVDAKLNLEGETASDDLHAVFSHLLQSKKKSTRATSRSA, encoded by the coding sequence ATGAACGACGTTGAACACAGTTTGAAGAAGCCGCCGCGTGCCGCCAAAGGCACGCGCAATGGCACCCAGGACGAAGTCGTCTACGCACACATCTTCGAAGCCATCCTCGAACAGCGCCTGGCCCCGGCCACCAAGCTGAGCGAAGAAGCCCTGGGTGAGATCTTCGGCGTCAGCCGCACCATCATCCGTCGCGCCCTGTCGCGCCTCGCCCATGAAGGCGTGGTGCTGCTGCGTCCCAACCGTGGTGCCGTCGTGGCCAGCCCCGGTGCCGAGGAGGCGCGGCAGATCTTCTATGCCCGTCGCATGATCGAGCGCGCCATCACCGAACTGGCCTGCGTCAACGCCACCCCCGAACAGATCGCCGGCCTGCGCCAGATGGTCATCGAGGAGCGCGAATGCTTCGCCCGTGGTGACCGCGGCATGGGCATCCGCCTGTCCGGCGAGTTCCATCTGAAACTGGCCGAGGCCGCCGGCAACTTCACCCTGCTGGGCTTCCTGCGCAGCCTGATCTCGCAGACCTCGCTGATCATCGCCCTCTACGAGAGCAACAGCCGCACCCACTGCTCGGACGAGGAGCATGACAAGGTCATCGACGCCATCGAGTCGCACAACGTCGAGGTCGCGGTCGACCTGATGATGCGCCACATGGACAGCGTCGACGCCAAGCTCAACCTCGAAGGCGAGACCGCCTCCGATGACCTGCACGCGGTGTTCTCGCACCTGCTGCAGAGCAAGAAGAAAAGCACCCGCGCCACCTCGCGCAGCGCCTGA
- the guaD gene encoding guanine deaminase: MTSPVKAYRAAILHSIADPAEVGIEQSYEYFEDGVLVIEDGKVARVGHAADLLPGLKGVDVREYRDALITPGFIDTHIHYPQTGMIASYGEQLLDWLNTYTFPTEKAFADKAHAADVAAIFLKELLRSGTTTALVFGTVHKQSVDAFFEAAEALDLRMIAGKVLMDRNAPDYLTDTPESGYADSKELIERWHGKGRLHYAVTPRFAPTSTPEQLTLAGKLFGEFPDLYMHTHLSENKAEIEWVKSLFPERKGYLDVYDHYKLIGPRAVFAHGVHVCDDECKRLAETGSAVAFCPTSNLFLGSGLFDLQKLEAHGVRVGLGTDVGAGTSFSQLQSLNEAYKVMQLQGKKLDPFKSLYLATLGGARALYLDDKIGNFASGKDADFVVLDYQATPLIAYRMQQAKTIEEKLFALTILGDDRTVKETFAAGRSVHKRD; this comes from the coding sequence ATGACCAGCCCTGTAAAAGCCTATCGCGCCGCCATCCTGCACAGCATCGCCGACCCCGCCGAGGTGGGCATCGAGCAGTCCTACGAATACTTCGAGGACGGCGTGCTGGTGATCGAGGACGGCAAGGTCGCCCGCGTCGGCCATGCCGCCGACCTGCTGCCCGGTCTCAAGGGCGTGGACGTGCGCGAATACCGCGACGCCCTGATCACCCCCGGCTTCATCGACACCCACATCCACTACCCGCAGACCGGCATGATCGCCTCCTACGGCGAACAGCTGCTGGACTGGCTGAACACCTACACCTTCCCCACCGAGAAAGCCTTCGCCGACAAGGCCCACGCGGCGGACGTGGCAGCCATCTTCCTCAAGGAACTGCTGCGCAGCGGCACCACCACTGCCCTGGTGTTCGGCACCGTGCACAAGCAGTCGGTCGACGCCTTCTTCGAAGCCGCCGAAGCCCTGGACCTGCGCATGATCGCCGGCAAGGTGCTGATGGACCGCAACGCCCCCGACTACCTGACCGACACCCCGGAAAGCGGCTACGCCGACAGCAAGGAGCTGATCGAGCGCTGGCACGGCAAGGGCCGCCTGCACTACGCGGTGACCCCGCGCTTCGCCCCCACCAGCACCCCGGAGCAACTGACCCTGGCCGGCAAGCTGTTCGGCGAGTTCCCGGACCTGTACATGCACACCCACCTCTCCGAGAACAAGGCGGAGATCGAATGGGTGAAGTCGCTGTTCCCGGAGCGCAAGGGCTACCTGGACGTGTACGACCACTACAAGCTGATCGGCCCGCGCGCGGTCTTCGCCCACGGCGTCCACGTCTGCGACGACGAGTGCAAGCGCCTGGCGGAAACCGGCTCGGCCGTGGCCTTCTGCCCCACCTCCAACCTGTTCCTGGGCAGCGGCCTGTTCGACCTGCAGAAGCTGGAAGCGCATGGCGTGCGCGTGGGCCTGGGCACCGACGTCGGCGCCGGCACCAGCTTCTCCCAACTGCAATCGCTGAACGAGGCCTACAAGGTCATGCAGTTGCAGGGAAAGAAGCTCGACCCGTTCAAATCCCTGTACCTGGCCACCCTGGGCGGCGCCCGCGCGCTGTACCTGGACGACAAGATCGGTAACTTCGCCAGCGGCAAGGACGCGGACTTCGTGGTCCTCGACTACCAGGCCACTCCGCTGATCGCCTACCGCATGCAGCAGGCCAAGACCATCGAAGAGAAGCTCTTCGCGCTGACCATCCTCGGCGACGACCGCACCGTGAAGGAAACCTTCGCAGCCGGCCGCTCCGTGCACAAACGCGACTGA
- the xdhC gene encoding xanthine dehydrogenase accessory protein XdhC gives MSWISALAELQQRSEACVLVTIIEERGSTPRNSGSKMVVSDDRIYETIGGGHLEFKAMEIAREMLRTRTQDTRLERFSLGASLGQCCGGATVLLFEPMGQPQAHIALFGAGHVGRALVPLLASLPCKVRWIDSRENEFPAFIPAGVEKVVNDEVVDEVERMPAGSYFIVMTHNHQLDLELTAEILKRNDFAYYGLIGSKTKRVKFEHRLRDRGFATETVQRMRCPMGIAEVKGKLPAEIAISIAGEIIATYNATFGQKEEGQDVKKRETVAKLVPSSRREQA, from the coding sequence ATGAGCTGGATCAGCGCCCTGGCCGAACTCCAGCAACGCAGCGAAGCCTGCGTGCTGGTGACCATCATCGAAGAGCGCGGCTCCACCCCGCGCAATTCCGGCTCGAAGATGGTGGTCAGCGATGACCGCATCTACGAAACCATCGGCGGCGGCCACCTGGAGTTCAAGGCGATGGAAATCGCCCGGGAAATGCTCCGCACCCGCACCCAGGACACCCGCCTGGAACGCTTCAGCCTGGGCGCCAGCCTCGGCCAATGCTGTGGCGGTGCCACGGTGCTGCTGTTCGAACCCATGGGCCAGCCCCAGGCGCACATCGCCCTGTTCGGCGCCGGCCACGTCGGCCGCGCCCTGGTCCCGCTGCTCGCCAGCCTGCCCTGCAAGGTGCGCTGGATCGACTCGCGGGAGAACGAATTCCCGGCATTCATCCCGGCCGGCGTCGAGAAGGTGGTGAATGATGAAGTGGTCGATGAAGTCGAGCGCATGCCCGCTGGCAGCTACTTCATCGTCATGACCCATAACCACCAGCTCGACCTGGAGCTCACCGCCGAGATTCTCAAGCGCAACGATTTCGCCTACTACGGCCTGATCGGCTCGAAGACCAAGCGCGTGAAGTTCGAACACCGCCTGCGTGATCGCGGCTTCGCCACCGAAACCGTGCAACGCATGCGCTGCCCCATGGGCATTGCCGAGGTGAAGGGCAAGCTGCCCGCCGAGATCGCCATCTCCATCGCCGGCGAGATCATCGCCACCTACAACGCCACCTTCGGTCAGAAGGAAGAAGGCCAGGACGTGAAGAAAAGGGAAACAGTCGCCAAACTGGTGCCCTCTTCCCGCCGCGAACAGGCCTGA
- the xdhB gene encoding xanthine dehydrogenase molybdopterin binding subunit translates to MSNHHKIKSQEELAALFRADITTGVGKSVKHESAPKHVTGEAVYVDDRLEFPNQLHVYARMSDRAHARILRIDTTPCYAFPGVAIAITAEDVPGQLDIGPVVAGDPLLADGKVEYVGQVVIAVGADSLETARKAAMAAIIEYEDLEPVLDVVDALRKKHFVLDSHQHKRGDSASALASAKNRLQGNLHIGGQEHFYLETQISSVMPTEDGGMIVYTSTQNATEVQKLVAEVLGVHMHKIVIDMRRMGGGFGGKETQAAGPACLCAVIAHLTGRPTKMRLPRVEDMSITGKRHPFYAEYDIGFDDNGLLTGIELELAGNCGYSPDLSGSIVDRAMFHSDNAYFLEHATINGHRCKTNTASNTAYRGFGGPQGMVVIEEIMDVIARHLGKDPLEVRKTNYYGKDERNVTHYYQPVEHNLLDEMTADLEASSEYAKRREEIRAFNAKSPVLKKGLALTPVKFGISFTATFLNQAGALVHIYTDGSIHLNHGGTEMGQGLNTKVAQVVAEVFQVDIGRIQITATNTDKVPNTSPTAASSGTDLNGKAAQNAAETIKKRLVDFLAIHFKVTDEDIEFSNEQVRVRDHYLSFEEVIQLAYFNQISLSSTGFYRTPKIFYDRDKASGRPFYYFAYGAACAEVLVDTLTGEYKMLRTDILHDVGDSLNPAIDIGQVEGAFVQGMGWLTMEELVWNAKGKLMTSGPASYKIPAIADMPIDLRVKLVENRKNPEQTVFHSKAVGEPPFMLGIAVWCALKDAVASLADYKAQPNIDAPATPERVLWGVEQMKKLQQAATKPAVSQVEPA, encoded by the coding sequence ATGTCTAACCACCACAAGATCAAATCCCAGGAAGAACTGGCCGCGCTGTTCCGCGCCGACATCACCACCGGCGTCGGCAAGAGCGTCAAGCACGAGAGCGCGCCCAAGCACGTCACCGGCGAAGCGGTGTACGTCGACGACCGCCTGGAATTCCCCAACCAGCTGCACGTCTATGCCCGCATGAGCGACCGCGCCCATGCCCGCATCCTGCGCATCGACACCACCCCCTGCTACGCCTTCCCCGGCGTGGCCATCGCCATCACCGCCGAGGACGTTCCCGGCCAGCTGGACATCGGCCCGGTCGTGGCCGGCGACCCGCTGCTGGCGGACGGCAAGGTCGAGTACGTCGGCCAGGTGGTCATCGCGGTTGGTGCCGACAGCCTGGAAACCGCCCGCAAGGCGGCCATGGCCGCGATCATCGAATACGAAGACCTGGAGCCGGTGCTCGACGTGGTCGACGCGCTGCGCAAGAAGCACTTCGTCCTCGACAGCCACCAGCACAAGCGCGGCGACTCGGCCAGCGCCCTGGCCAGTGCGAAGAACCGCCTGCAGGGCAACCTGCACATCGGCGGCCAGGAGCACTTCTACCTGGAAACCCAGATCTCCTCGGTGATGCCCACCGAGGACGGCGGCATGATCGTCTACACCTCCACCCAGAACGCCACCGAGGTGCAGAAGCTGGTGGCCGAGGTGCTGGGCGTGCACATGCACAAGATCGTCATCGACATGCGCCGCATGGGCGGTGGCTTCGGCGGCAAGGAAACCCAGGCCGCCGGCCCGGCGTGCCTCTGCGCGGTGATCGCGCACCTCACCGGCCGCCCGACCAAGATGCGCCTGCCGCGCGTCGAAGACATGAGCATCACCGGCAAGCGCCACCCGTTCTACGCCGAGTACGACATCGGCTTCGACGACAACGGCCTGCTCACCGGCATCGAACTGGAACTGGCGGGCAACTGCGGCTATTCGCCGGACCTCTCCGGCTCCATCGTCGACCGCGCGATGTTCCACTCGGACAACGCCTACTTCCTCGAACACGCCACCATCAACGGCCACCGCTGCAAGACCAACACCGCGTCGAACACCGCCTATCGCGGCTTCGGCGGCCCGCAGGGCATGGTGGTGATCGAAGAGATCATGGACGTGATCGCGCGCCACCTGGGCAAGGACCCGCTGGAGGTGCGCAAGACCAACTACTACGGCAAGGACGAGCGCAACGTCACCCACTACTACCAGCCGGTCGAGCACAACCTGCTGGATGAGATGACCGCCGACCTCGAGGCCAGCAGCGAATACGCCAAGCGCCGCGAAGAGATCCGCGCGTTCAACGCCAAGAGCCCGGTGCTGAAAAAGGGCCTGGCGCTGACTCCGGTCAAGTTCGGCATCAGCTTCACCGCCACCTTCCTCAACCAGGCCGGCGCGCTGGTGCACATCTACACCGACGGTTCGATCCACCTGAACCATGGCGGCACCGAGATGGGCCAGGGCCTGAACACCAAGGTCGCCCAGGTGGTGGCCGAGGTCTTCCAGGTGGACATCGGCCGCATCCAGATCACCGCGACCAACACCGACAAGGTGCCCAACACCTCGCCGACCGCGGCCTCCAGTGGCACCGACCTGAACGGCAAGGCCGCGCAGAACGCCGCCGAAACCATCAAGAAGCGCCTGGTGGACTTCCTCGCCATCCACTTCAAGGTGACCGACGAAGACATCGAGTTCAGCAACGAGCAGGTGCGCGTACGCGACCACTACCTGTCCTTCGAGGAAGTGATCCAGCTCGCCTACTTCAACCAGATCTCGCTCTCCAGCACCGGTTTCTACCGCACACCGAAGATCTTCTACGACCGCGACAAGGCCAGCGGCCGCCCCTTCTACTACTTCGCTTACGGCGCTGCCTGCGCGGAAGTGCTGGTGGACACCCTGACCGGCGAGTACAAGATGCTGCGCACCGACATCCTGCATGACGTGGGCGACTCGCTGAACCCGGCCATCGACATCGGCCAGGTGGAAGGCGCGTTCGTCCAGGGCATGGGCTGGCTGACCATGGAAGAGCTGGTGTGGAACGCCAAGGGCAAGCTGATGACCAGCGGCCCGGCGAGCTACAAGATCCCCGCCATCGCCGACATGCCCATCGACCTGCGGGTGAAGCTGGTGGAGAACCGCAAGAACCCCGAGCAGACGGTGTTCCACTCCAAGGCCGTGGGCGAGCCGCCCTTCATGCTCGGCATCGCCGTGTGGTGCGCACTCAAGGACGCCGTGGCCAGCCTGGCGGACTACAAGGCGCAACCGAACATCGATGCACCGGCAACTCCGGAGCGCGTGCTCTGGGGCGTGGAGCAGATGAAGAAGTTGCAGCAGGCGGCCACCAAGCCCGCTGTCAGCCAGGTAGAGCCCGCCTGA
- a CDS encoding GntR family transcriptional regulator: MTFKAPDSLAEQIAHHLAERIIRGEMKERERIQEQKVTQSLNVSRGSVREALLILERRHLINILPRRGAQVSELTPHHVQSLYALMMEMYILLANAVAQRWKSEADLAPFRAIQLRLEECLKEHDIGNFVDASFDIMRAAFPFADNPYLEETVENLLPAISRTYHLALEQRKGEMAQFMLAFAELLQAVIAREPARIRDVLHAYGQHNCQLVLAALAGR; encoded by the coding sequence ATGACGTTCAAGGCACCGGACAGCCTCGCCGAACAGATCGCCCACCACCTCGCCGAGCGCATCATTCGCGGGGAGATGAAGGAACGCGAGCGCATTCAGGAGCAGAAGGTCACCCAGTCCCTCAACGTCAGCCGCGGTTCCGTGCGCGAGGCGTTGCTGATCCTCGAGCGCCGCCACCTGATCAACATCCTGCCGCGCCGTGGCGCCCAGGTTTCCGAGCTCACCCCCCATCACGTGCAGAGCCTCTATGCGCTGATGATGGAGATGTACATCCTCCTGGCCAACGCCGTGGCCCAGCGCTGGAAAAGCGAAGCGGACCTCGCCCCCTTCCGCGCCATCCAGCTGCGCCTGGAGGAATGCCTGAAGGAGCACGACATCGGCAACTTCGTCGATGCCAGCTTCGACATCATGCGCGCCGCCTTCCCCTTCGCCGACAACCCCTACCTGGAAGAGACGGTGGAGAACCTGCTGCCGGCCATCAGCCGCACCTATCACCTGGCGCTGGAACAGCGCAAAGGCGAGATGGCCCAGTTCATGCTGGCGTTCGCCGAGTTGCTGCAGGCGGTGATCGCCCGTGAGCCGGCGCGCATCCGCGACGTGCTGCACGCCTATGGCCAGCACAACTGCCAACTGGTGCTTGCGGCGCTGGCCGGGCGCTGA